The following are encoded together in the Parcubacteria group bacterium genome:
- the rpsL gene encoding 30S ribosomal protein S12 — translation MPTINQLKKHPRKSVKKKTKSPAMANIFNSIKNRPVASQGPFRRGVCIKVATTTPKKPNSALRKIARVRLTNGMEVTAYIPGIGHNLQEHSIVMIRGGRVQDLPGVRYHVVRGVLDAAGVDKRKKGRSKYGAKRPKETKE, via the coding sequence ATGCCAACGATCAATCAGTTAAAAAAGCATCCGAGAAAATCAGTGAAGAAGAAAACCAAGTCACCGGCAATGGCGAATATTTTTAATAGTATTAAGAATCGTCCTGTTGCTTCGCAGGGACCATTCAGAAGGGGAGTTTGCATTAAAGTCGCCACTACTACGCCGAAGAAACCGAATTCGGCACTTCGAAAAATTGCTAGAGTCAGACTTACCAATGGAATGGAAGTTACCGCTTATATTCCGGGGATAGGACATAATTTGCAGGAACATTCGATTGTAATGATTCGAGGTGGAAGAGTACAAGATCTTCCAGGAGTTAGATATCATGTTGTCAGAGGCGTGCTTGATGCTGCAGGGGTAGATAAAAGAAAAAAAGGAAGAAGCAAATATGGAGCTAAAAGACCTAAAGAAACTAAAGAATAA
- a CDS encoding site-2 protease family protein produces MNQAVIIFFQIAILVMSVVIHEVSHGLMAFRLGDPTAKYAGRLTLNPLKHLDWWGSFVVPLIMILTFGVGFGWAKPVPYNPYNLKDQKKGPALVGLAGPLSNIAVALFFGLIARFMQMNSLMKLDIIRNLLSRNYENLAINISGSLSSIFFLIFSMIVVINVFLAFFNLIPIPPLDGSKLLFAILRLKTETIIMFEQFGFIFLLIFIFAFSGALGYFLNLMLGLFFYYVVGI; encoded by the coding sequence ATGAATCAAGCGGTAATAATCTTTTTCCAAATAGCCATATTGGTGATGTCTGTGGTAATTCATGAGGTTTCTCATGGGCTCATGGCTTTTAGGCTTGGTGATCCAACGGCAAAATATGCCGGAAGGCTTACTTTGAATCCGCTTAAACATTTGGATTGGTGGGGATCTTTTGTTGTACCGCTTATAATGATTCTAACTTTCGGCGTCGGATTCGGGTGGGCAAAACCGGTACCCTACAATCCATATAATTTGAAAGATCAGAAAAAAGGACCGGCTCTAGTCGGACTGGCCGGACCGCTTTCCAATATTGCTGTCGCTCTCTTTTTTGGTCTTATTGCCCGATTCATGCAAATGAATTCCTTGATGAAACTGGATATAATACGAAATCTTTTGAGTAGAAATTATGAAAACTTGGCAATCAATATATCCGGTTCGCTGTCGTCTATTTTCTTTCTTATTTTTTCAATGATTGTTGTTATTAATGTTTTTCTGGCATTTTTCAATCTTATTCCCATCCCTCCCCTTGATGGATCTAAATTATTGTTTGCAATACTCCGGCTTAAAACCGAAACCATAATCATGTTTGAACAATTCGGATTTATCTTCCTTCTAATTTTTATTTTTGCCTTTTCCGGCGCGCTCGGTTATTTTCTGAATCTGATGCTTGGCCTGTTTTTCTACTATGTGGTGGGAATATAA
- a CDS encoding L28 family ribosomal protein: MSRVCEICGRGTKSGVTRSHSNIASLRKVKINIQKKKINGKTTKICTKCVKTKNKVSK; the protein is encoded by the coding sequence ATGTCTCGAGTTTGTGAAATTTGCGGCAGAGGAACAAAATCCGGGGTAACTAGAAGCCATTCCAATATTGCTAGCCTTCGAAAAGTTAAAATCAATATTCAGAAAAAGAAAATCAACGGGAAAACTACCAAAATCTGCACCAAATGCGTAAAGACAAAAAATAAGGTAAGTAAATAA
- a CDS encoding [FeFe] hydrogenase, group A, whose protein sequence is MEKVTIKIDGKDYQAEEGDTILKIAHKNGIKIPSLCFHPDAKARSNCRMCVVEIKGNKNLQTSCSTKVTEGMEIITDSGRIKRARKINLELIFSQHQEECDDCVSLDSCRLLKYQKEFGAEINKFPDRKKNRKIVQTGPIVFDWTKCIDCRLCADVCPVEFLEVENRGADIAIEASSDEKKECINCGQCIVHCPVGAIEAEGEFEEIEKPLADKSKTVIIQFAPAIRSSIGEEFGMEAGSIVTDQMVAGMKKLGFSKVFDTSVAADFTTYEEAQELLERVKTGKNLPAFSSCCPAWVKFLEFYYPEFIHNLCTSRSPQIMMGGILKTYWAKENNVDPKDIIVVSVMPCTAKKFEVKREEMKLENGCFPVDYVLTTREMARLFKKHNIDLKNIEPEKADNPFGDPSGAGVIYGASGGVFESAFRTAYFMATGKNMENVDVKEIRGLEGIKIKELKLGDTILKVAVVSGIKNAQKMLEELKKNPSAFHAMEVMACPGGCIGGGGQPIPNTPEIRKKRAQALYQVDAEKKMRLAHENPSVLEAYEKHFTDKEIIHKVLHTSYQQRKKSEVKELKSSRGD, encoded by the coding sequence ATGGAAAAAGTAACAATAAAAATTGACGGAAAAGATTATCAAGCGGAAGAGGGCGATACTATTTTGAAAATTGCCCACAAAAACGGGATCAAGATTCCGTCGCTTTGTTTTCATCCGGATGCAAAAGCCAGATCGAATTGTCGGATGTGCGTGGTGGAAATTAAAGGAAATAAAAATCTTCAAACGTCTTGTTCGACGAAAGTAACTGAAGGAATGGAAATTATTACTGATTCAGGAAGAATTAAAAGGGCAAGGAAAATAAATCTGGAACTTATTTTTTCTCAGCATCAGGAAGAATGCGATGATTGCGTGTCGCTGGATAGTTGCAGGCTCTTGAAATATCAAAAAGAATTTGGGGCTGAAATTAACAAATTTCCTGACAGAAAAAAGAATAGAAAAATTGTCCAAACCGGGCCAATTGTTTTTGATTGGACCAAATGCATTGATTGCCGGCTTTGCGCCGATGTTTGTCCGGTAGAATTTCTGGAAGTGGAAAATCGAGGAGCGGATATTGCCATTGAAGCATCTTCCGATGAAAAAAAAGAATGCATAAACTGCGGACAATGCATCGTTCATTGTCCGGTGGGAGCCATTGAAGCGGAAGGGGAATTTGAGGAAATTGAAAAACCATTAGCTGATAAAAGCAAAACAGTTATTATCCAGTTTGCTCCGGCGATTCGATCGAGTATTGGAGAAGAATTTGGAATGGAAGCGGGTTCAATCGTAACCGATCAAATGGTAGCGGGAATGAAAAAATTGGGATTTAGCAAGGTTTTTGACACCTCGGTGGCGGCCGATTTTACGACTTATGAAGAAGCGCAGGAACTGCTCGAAAGAGTAAAAACCGGAAAAAATCTTCCGGCCTTTTCTTCCTGCTGTCCGGCTTGGGTGAAATTTTTGGAATTCTATTACCCGGAATTTATTCATAATCTCTGCACCTCCCGTTCTCCGCAAATAATGATGGGAGGAATTTTAAAAACTTATTGGGCGAAAGAAAATAATGTTGATCCGAAAGACATAATAGTTGTTTCGGTAATGCCTTGCACTGCCAAGAAGTTTGAAGTGAAGAGAGAAGAAATGAAATTGGAAAATGGATGCTTTCCGGTGGACTATGTTTTGACGACCAGAGAAATGGCGAGATTATTCAAAAAACATAACATAGATCTCAAAAATATTGAACCGGAAAAAGCTGACAATCCTTTTGGCGATCCGTCTGGAGCGGGAGTAATCTATGGAGCAAGCGGTGGAGTTTTTGAATCGGCTTTCCGAACAGCCTATTTTATGGCAACTGGAAAAAATATGGAAAATGTGGACGTGAAAGAAATTCGCGGTTTGGAAGGAATAAAAATAAAGGAATTGAAATTGGGAGACACTATCTTGAAAGTGGCGGTGGTAAGCGGAATTAAAAATGCGCAGAAAATGCTGGAAGAATTAAAGAAAAATCCAAGCGCTTTTCACGCAATGGAGGTGATGGCTTGTCCGGGAGGATGCATTGGCGGCGGCGGACAGCCGATTCCCAACACTCCGGAAATTCGGAAGAAACGGGCCCAGGCATTGTATCAAGTAGATGCGGAAAAGAAGATGAGGCTGGCGCACGAAAACCCATCAGTTCTTGAAGCCTATGAAAAACATTTTACCGACAAAGAAATAATCCACAAAGTTCTGCATACCAGTTATCAGCAGAGGAAAAAGAGTGAAGTCAAGGAGCTAAAAAGTTCAAGAGGGGATTAA